A single Thermoanaerobacterium sp. RBIITD DNA region contains:
- a CDS encoding ABC transporter substrate-binding protein, with protein sequence MKKYKKLISLILIVVLTITLLAGCSKPLNNGKAANSSKKVTLRFMWWGGNDRHKATLDAINLYTKEHPNVKIDAEYSGYDGYLQKLVTQLSGGTAPDLMQIDVPWVPELMAQGDFFADLSQQKNINTKAFDEKFLKNYCYVNNKLIGLPTGINNSALFVNKDFFNKYGIDDKTVWNWDNFAEAAKTVHQKDKNAYFLNADATVIYYMLKSYVIQQTGNQWINDDYTLGFDKKTLTDGFKYFDNLFKVGGIQPFAESAPFQGKPEQNTLWINGQIGTFWDWASIYAINKSNIKNLSITLPPVAPNAKQTGIVVRPSQLIAINKNSKNIEEASKFLNWFFNDPEAIKILKDVRGIPATENARKILTDLNKLDPVLNDCTTLALKNMSMPENSISQNQEIEKISTDIVQELAYKQLTPEQAADKLISSYKQKLSELKNQK encoded by the coding sequence ATGAAGAAGTATAAAAAGCTTATTTCTTTAATACTTATTGTAGTTTTAACTATAACGTTGTTAGCTGGCTGTAGTAAACCATTAAATAATGGAAAAGCAGCTAACAGCTCTAAGAAGGTTACACTGCGTTTTATGTGGTGGGGCGGAAATGATCGTCATAAAGCTACACTTGATGCAATAAATCTTTATACTAAAGAGCATCCCAATGTAAAGATAGATGCTGAATACAGTGGTTATGATGGTTACCTGCAAAAATTAGTTACACAGTTAAGTGGAGGAACCGCTCCTGATTTAATGCAAATTGATGTTCCTTGGGTTCCAGAACTTATGGCTCAAGGTGATTTCTTCGCCGATTTAAGTCAGCAGAAGAATATTAACACCAAAGCATTTGATGAGAAGTTCTTAAAGAATTATTGCTATGTCAATAATAAGCTTATTGGCCTACCTACTGGAATAAATAATTCAGCACTTTTTGTTAATAAGGATTTCTTTAATAAATATGGCATAGACGACAAAACTGTATGGAACTGGGATAACTTTGCTGAAGCAGCAAAAACTGTCCATCAAAAAGATAAGAACGCATACTTTTTAAATGCTGATGCTACAGTAATTTATTATATGTTGAAATCGTATGTAATTCAGCAAACTGGTAATCAATGGATTAATGATGATTATACACTTGGATTTGACAAGAAAACCTTAACTGATGGTTTTAAATATTTTGATAATCTATTTAAAGTAGGTGGTATTCAACCCTTTGCAGAAAGCGCTCCTTTTCAAGGAAAGCCTGAACAAAATACACTATGGATAAATGGTCAAATAGGTACGTTTTGGGATTGGGCTTCAATATATGCAATAAACAAGTCTAATATTAAGAATTTGTCTATCACTCTACCTCCTGTAGCACCTAACGCAAAACAAACTGGTATTGTAGTTAGACCTTCACAATTAATTGCAATAAACAAAAACTCAAAGAATATAGAAGAAGCCTCTAAATTCTTGAATTGGTTTTTCAATGATCCCGAAGCAATAAAAATATTGAAGGACGTAAGAGGAATTCCTGCAACAGAAAATGCACGTAAAATATTAACAGATCTAAACAAACTGGATCCTGTTCTTAACGATTGTACAACTCTTGCATTAAAGAATATGTCAATGCCTGAAAATAGTATAAGCCAGAATCAGGAAATTGAAAAAATAAGCACAGATATTGTACAAGAACTCGCATACAAACAATTGACTCCTGAACAAGCAGCTGATAAACTAATTAGCAGTTATAAGCAAAAGCTTTCTGAACTTAAAAATCAGAAGTAA
- a CDS encoding response regulator, with product MDKLLLEMEVVFIYKLIIVEDEYEIRLGLANYFPWKDIGFEVVGQFENGKECLNYISKNHVDTVLCDIKMPVMSGLELAKVISESNINVKMVIISGYTEFEYARQALRYGVKDYIVKPTKYSEIVEVFNKIKRELDSEQYDEMKAQSKNETIYESGGQGDIISIIKKYIKENYKDATLEDAAKIVYMNPYYLSKFFKQKTGKNFSDYLTEVKMKKAADFLKNPLYKTYEVSSMVGYKNPKNFTRAFKKFYRKSPREYVISEK from the coding sequence ATGGATAAGTTATTATTGGAGATGGAGGTGGTATTTATATATAAGCTTATTATTGTTGAAGACGAATACGAAATAAGGCTGGGCTTGGCAAATTACTTCCCGTGGAAAGACATCGGCTTTGAGGTGGTTGGACAATTTGAAAATGGCAAAGAATGCCTGAACTATATATCTAAGAATCATGTAGATACTGTTTTATGCGATATAAAAATGCCAGTTATGTCTGGCCTTGAACTTGCAAAAGTTATTTCTGAAAGCAATATTAATGTTAAAATGGTCATTATAAGTGGTTACACTGAGTTTGAATATGCAAGGCAGGCATTGAGATATGGTGTGAAGGACTATATAGTTAAACCAACAAAGTATAGCGAGATTGTAGAGGTTTTCAATAAAATTAAAAGGGAGCTTGACAGTGAGCAATATGATGAGATGAAAGCACAGTCTAAAAATGAAACTATCTATGAAAGTGGTGGCCAAGGTGATATAATATCAATCATTAAAAAATATATAAAAGAAAATTATAAAGATGCAACCTTGGAAGATGCTGCAAAAATAGTTTACATGAATCCTTATTATTTGAGTAAATTTTTTAAGCAAAAGACAGGTAAAAACTTTTCAGATTACCTCACAGAGGTTAAAATGAAAAAAGCAGCAGATTTTTTAAAAAACCCTTTATATAAAACATATGAGGTTAGTTCCATGGTGGGGTACAAAAACCCAAAAAACTTTACAAGGGCATTTAAAAAGTTTTATAGGAAATCGCCGAGAGAATATGTAATTTCAGAAAAGTAA